One Chloroflexota bacterium DNA window includes the following coding sequences:
- a CDS encoding IS3 family transposase, protein MIYAFIDEERESYPVVRLCRVLAVSASGYYAWRQRPPSQRRLADQGLVVRIRAIQAGSRQTYGSPRVQAELRAQGERCNHKRVERLIRQNGLQVRLKRRYRVVTTQVDPSLPVAPNRLAQTFQATAANQTWLSDITYVPTGDGWLYLATVMDLYSRRIVGWSLAERLTTPLVKRALQMAVGRRRPAAGVIHHSDRGSQYASAEYRAELALHRPVASMSRSGNCYDNAPMESFFATLKSELIHRCTFSSRAQARQEIVSYIEGFYNPTRRHSALGYRSPMEFESATALA, encoded by the coding sequence ATGATCTACGCCTTCATCGACGAAGAACGCGAGAGCTACCCGGTGGTCAGGCTGTGCCGGGTGCTGGCGGTCTCGGCCAGTGGCTACTATGCCTGGCGCCAGCGCCCGCCCAGTCAACGCCGCCTGGCGGATCAGGGGCTGGTGGTTCGCATTCGAGCGATCCAAGCCGGCAGTCGGCAGACCTATGGCAGTCCCCGAGTGCAGGCCGAGCTGAGGGCGCAAGGTGAGCGGTGCAATCACAAGCGGGTGGAGCGCCTGATCCGGCAAAATGGCCTGCAAGTGCGGCTCAAACGACGCTATCGGGTGGTCACGACCCAGGTCGACCCGAGCTTGCCCGTCGCCCCTAATCGTTTGGCCCAGACCTTCCAAGCCACGGCGGCCAATCAGACCTGGTTGAGTGATATCACCTATGTGCCCACTGGCGACGGCTGGCTGTACCTGGCAACGGTGATGGATTTGTACTCGCGCCGGATTGTCGGCTGGAGCTTGGCTGAGCGGTTGACCACCCCGTTGGTGAAGCGAGCCTTGCAGATGGCCGTTGGGCGACGTCGACCGGCCGCCGGGGTTATCCATCATTCTGACCGAGGCAGTCAGTACGCCAGTGCCGAGTATCGGGCGGAGTTGGCGCTCCACCGCCCGGTGGCCAGTATGAGCCGTTCGGGCAATTGCTACGATAATGCCCCGATGGAAAGTTTCTTTGCCACCCTCAAGTCCGAGTTGATTCACCGTTGCACCTTTAGCTCGCGGGCCCAAGCCCGGCAGGAGATCGTGAGCTACATCGAAGGCTTTTACAATCCGACCCGGCGCCACTCGGCGCTCGGCTATCGCAGTCCAATGGAGTTCGAATCTGCCACCGCGTTGGCTTAA
- a CDS encoding serine-rich protein, whose product MITVLDAGVRDRGGALDYAYFRLATAEGERWRCVPLWELRYIPIESREEPDVLGKTWSAMRGMHNAGIDFVYVAAGIFKPDHIGVSQMYGVACEAAGEEAAADAARAAMDAVRAIMANFQQSRLLPADADRVKWLIEFIATRRRVLACLGHPDPRQTKRGLGSEGKMSDPDDDLALQQNEILFRGLAKLRENFAFVVNADRIARGSLVEGLVRVAEEAAKFASRRKGSIGIGISLGIPIMTGIASAVAGTHSAGQAQAHAVSDGVSQSDGRAHTDSWAHTDSHSVGVGQSESWGESHAQGVSHSQGVSEAVSDSVGHSVGQGWSHTDSQSEGWGETNGQSWGHSDGHSVGSSWGHAEMSGVNHSNNFSASQSQSNGVTVGSSDGTGTSQTETEGSSSNVGGGVQIHPNDLPVVGGLLPDGIDPSVSISAGENQSSASSTSQNHSDSVAVNSGASHGVSVGYSDGWSSGVSDFVGGSESFSSSDSVGGSHSVSHSNSIGSADGVSGSVSDSESHGVSHGASESWGESESWGQSHSTGVSKTEGWGMADTVGGADSVSHAEGRSHTEGQGQAITQGQGGGQAFTGGFSTGITPGLNLSRSFQTEDDVADRVTEDLRRVEALLNQAASEGGFMTDAYLFVDSPGAEQAAAALVPQAFHGPVVPQPILTRAIAGDDLSIVRHHALAFRPCRSLDSGDPFGGLLWRRYGTLLTAGMLAAYAAPGLFEEGPATTTQERLPALAFYPTMPGEVVIGHQYSPETYELTDAPVRLDRGRYFHTAFCGDTGFGKSVAAIRMAYETTLKWKLRTVVLDFGAGWRSLLNAPGLDGHCNIYQLQPGGARPFRWNPLQIGTHIDPETQWRQFTDIFAALSQLGVKRQTGEMRNALKRVYVAAGVLVNDPAVQSDPEWGVVRPLEEALANAPAGTPISSLPRSGRQKLAVHRSKQCDLSDLYADISRELRAVPARDTMLRGVLEGILIRLDPLVQGAASQQYAKGEGCVELSDIAAPWGVVILEGGAMMDAFSKAFLLAFAAWHIYTDAVTRRKPGDPSAGSGQALEGADDYMQIIFEEANKILGGLSGGGGGEDGPSAAEYVADLFANMWRDSRKYRMWLHIITQSPSLIPPGILSSCNNLIVNQLKNAKDRDLVVAALARSEKGLLDVQYSRLIARLPIGQAIAKFGYAFDSADVEPLLMRPRLLKAAEPSDEDILRILG is encoded by the coding sequence ATGATTACGGTGCTTGATGCTGGCGTGCGCGACCGGGGCGGCGCGCTCGACTACGCCTACTTCCGCCTGGCCACTGCCGAAGGAGAACGCTGGCGGTGCGTGCCGCTGTGGGAACTGCGCTACATCCCCATCGAGAGCCGCGAAGAGCCGGACGTGCTGGGCAAGACCTGGAGCGCGATGCGCGGGATGCACAACGCCGGTATTGACTTCGTCTACGTCGCGGCGGGCATCTTCAAGCCCGACCACATCGGCGTCAGTCAAATGTACGGCGTCGCCTGTGAGGCCGCAGGCGAAGAGGCTGCCGCCGACGCGGCGAGGGCGGCAATGGATGCGGTGCGGGCCATCATGGCCAACTTCCAGCAATCGCGGCTCCTGCCCGCCGACGCCGATCGGGTGAAGTGGCTCATCGAGTTCATCGCCACCCGGCGGCGGGTGCTGGCCTGTCTCGGCCATCCTGACCCGCGCCAGACCAAACGCGGCCTGGGCAGTGAGGGCAAGATGTCCGATCCGGACGACGACCTAGCCCTCCAGCAAAACGAAATCCTCTTTCGCGGGCTGGCCAAACTTCGCGAGAATTTTGCCTTCGTCGTCAACGCCGACCGCATCGCCCGTGGGTCGCTGGTCGAAGGGCTGGTGCGGGTGGCCGAAGAGGCGGCCAAGTTCGCCAGCCGCCGCAAGGGTTCCATCGGCATCGGCATCTCCCTTGGCATTCCCATCATGACCGGCATCGCCAGCGCCGTGGCTGGCACTCACTCCGCCGGTCAAGCCCAAGCTCATGCCGTCTCCGACGGAGTCTCGCAGAGCGACGGGCGGGCGCACACCGACTCGTGGGCCCATACCGACAGCCACTCGGTCGGCGTTGGCCAGTCCGAGTCGTGGGGCGAGAGTCATGCCCAGGGCGTCTCTCATTCACAGGGCGTGTCGGAGGCTGTCTCGGATAGCGTGGGGCACTCGGTCGGCCAGGGCTGGTCGCACACCGATAGCCAGAGCGAGGGCTGGGGTGAGACCAATGGCCAGTCGTGGGGACACAGCGACGGCCACTCGGTCGGCTCCAGTTGGGGCCACGCCGAGATGTCCGGCGTCAATCACAGCAACAACTTCAGCGCCAGCCAGTCGCAAAGCAACGGCGTGACAGTCGGCAGCAGCGACGGCACAGGCACTTCACAAACCGAAACCGAAGGCTCGTCTTCCAACGTCGGCGGCGGGGTGCAAATCCATCCCAATGACCTGCCCGTCGTCGGCGGCTTGTTGCCAGATGGCATCGACCCGAGCGTCAGCATCTCTGCCGGGGAGAACCAAAGCAGTGCGTCGTCAACCTCGCAGAACCACAGTGACAGCGTGGCCGTCAACAGCGGCGCGTCGCATGGGGTGAGCGTCGGTTACAGCGACGGCTGGTCGTCCGGAGTCAGCGACTTCGTCGGCGGCTCGGAGTCGTTCAGCTCCTCAGACAGCGTCGGCGGCAGTCACAGCGTGAGTCACTCTAACTCTATCGGCTCGGCGGATGGCGTCTCCGGCAGTGTGTCCGACTCGGAGTCGCACGGCGTCAGTCACGGCGCCTCCGAGAGCTGGGGCGAGTCGGAGTCATGGGGCCAGTCCCATTCGACCGGCGTGAGCAAGACTGAAGGCTGGGGCATGGCTGACACCGTCGGCGGCGCGGACAGTGTCTCTCATGCCGAGGGCCGTTCGCATACCGAAGGACAAGGGCAGGCCATCACCCAGGGACAGGGCGGCGGGCAGGCCTTTACCGGCGGCTTCTCGACCGGCATCACGCCCGGCCTCAACCTCTCGCGCAGTTTCCAGACCGAAGACGACGTGGCCGACCGCGTGACCGAGGACCTGCGCCGGGTCGAAGCCCTGCTCAACCAGGCCGCGAGCGAGGGCGGTTTCATGACCGACGCCTATCTCTTCGTCGACTCGCCGGGAGCAGAGCAAGCGGCGGCGGCCCTCGTGCCCCAAGCCTTTCACGGGCCGGTCGTCCCCCAACCAATTCTCACCCGGGCCATCGCCGGCGACGACTTGTCCATCGTGCGTCATCATGCGCTGGCCTTCCGCCCCTGCCGCTCGCTCGACAGCGGCGACCCATTCGGCGGACTCTTGTGGCGGCGCTACGGCACTCTGCTCACCGCCGGAATGTTGGCCGCTTATGCCGCGCCCGGTTTGTTTGAAGAAGGCCCGGCCACCACCACCCAAGAGCGACTCCCCGCGCTGGCTTTCTATCCGACGATGCCTGGCGAAGTCGTCATCGGCCATCAATACAGTCCCGAAACCTACGAACTCACCGACGCACCGGTGCGCCTCGACCGGGGCCGTTACTTCCACACCGCCTTCTGCGGCGACACCGGCTTCGGCAAGTCGGTGGCCGCGATCCGCATGGCCTACGAGACCACCCTCAAATGGAAACTGCGAACGGTGGTGCTCGACTTCGGCGCGGGCTGGCGGTCGCTCCTCAACGCGCCCGGCCTCGACGGCCATTGCAACATCTATCAACTGCAGCCCGGCGGGGCGCGGCCCTTCCGCTGGAACCCTCTGCAAATCGGCACCCACATTGACCCTGAAACCCAGTGGCGTCAGTTCACCGACATCTTCGCCGCGCTCTCGCAACTCGGCGTCAAGCGGCAGACCGGCGAGATGCGCAACGCCCTCAAGCGCGTCTATGTCGCCGCTGGCGTGCTGGTCAACGACCCGGCGGTGCAGAGCGATCCGGAGTGGGGCGTGGTTCGCCCTCTCGAAGAAGCGTTAGCCAATGCGCCAGCCGGAACACCCATCTCATCTCTCCCGCGAAGCGGGCGGCAAAAACTCGCCGTGCATCGCTCCAAGCAATGCGATCTCTCTGACCTGTACGCCGACATCAGCCGCGAGCTACGCGCTGTCCCGGCGCGCGACACGATGCTGCGCGGGGTGCTGGAGGGCATTCTCATCCGGCTCGACCCGCTGGTGCAGGGCGCGGCCTCACAGCAATATGCCAAAGGCGAAGGATGTGTGGAACTTTCGGACATCGCCGCGCCGTGGGGCGTGGTCATTCTCGAAGGCGGGGCGATGATGGACGCCTTCTCCAAAGCATTCTTGCTGGCCTTTGCTGCCTGGCACATCTACACCGACGCCGTGACCCGCCGCAAGCCGGGCGACCCTTCGGCAGGCTCGGGGCAGGCTCTCGAAGGTGCCGACGACTATATGCAGATCATCTTCGAGGAGGCCAACAAGATTCTGGGCGGCCTCTCCGGCGGGGGCGGCGGCGAGGATGGCCCCAGCGCCGCCGAGTACGTAGCCGACCTGTTCGCCAACATGTGGCGCGACTCGCGCAAGTACCGGATGTGGCTGCACATCATCACCCAGAGTCCGTCCCTCATCCCGCCCGGCATCCTGTCGTCGTGCAATAACCTGATCGTCAACCAACTCAAGAACGCCAAAGACCGCGATCTGGTCGTGGCCGCGCTGGCCCGCTCCGAAAAGGGTTTGCTCGACGTGCAATACAGCCGCCTCATCGCCCGCCTGCCCATCGGCCAGGCCATCGCCAAGTTCGGCTACGCCTTCGACTCCGCCGACGTGGAGCCATTGCTCATGCGCCCGCGCCTCCTCAAAGCCGCCGAGCCGAGCGATGAAGACATTCTGAGGATATTGGGATGA
- a CDS encoding LysM peptidoglycan-binding domain-containing protein has protein sequence MKQKLLIPLVVLSLLVALVAPVSAAPPAPGFTITAQKGDTYSALSWKYGVSVDRLLKANGLERNGEPLTSKKFWLAPGQPVVVPIELGATPSLVNPFLYVTQQGDTLGVLSVRFEIAAWAVAKVNGGLDAGNLTQALTPGATLLIPAGPHVHKMGKGETLAQVAAKYGVTETYLLKANSIAEGKAVAAGTELTIPVQYDRPFTPIGSGQPSAVSNPPTPAPAPAIADAGGLLTFRWIAQNSSFTPVGGGRAVATFTAEFKGGQAPFKVYVVNWGQYVSVTGPFVKVDNGQQWTDLDFAVNAKCGETFPLHVEVQSTDGQKAFSIREFGPVSCK, from the coding sequence GTGAAACAAAAACTTCTAATTCCTCTTGTCGTGTTGTCTTTGCTGGTTGCCCTGGTCGCGCCGGTCTCGGCGGCACCGCCCGCGCCCGGCTTCACCATCACCGCCCAGAAGGGTGACACCTACTCGGCGCTGTCGTGGAAGTACGGGGTGAGCGTTGACCGCCTGCTCAAAGCCAACGGCCTGGAGCGAAACGGCGAACCGCTCACCAGCAAGAAGTTCTGGCTCGCCCCCGGCCAGCCCGTCGTCGTGCCGATTGAACTTGGCGCAACGCCGTCACTGGTCAATCCCTTTTTGTATGTGACGCAACAGGGCGACACGCTGGGAGTGCTCTCGGTGCGATTCGAGATCGCCGCCTGGGCGGTGGCCAAAGTGAACGGCGGCCTGGACGCCGGCAATCTCACCCAGGCCCTCACGCCCGGCGCGACTCTCCTCATCCCCGCCGGGCCTCACGTTCACAAAATGGGAAAAGGGGAAACGCTGGCGCAAGTGGCGGCGAAATACGGCGTGACCGAAACCTATCTGCTCAAAGCCAACAGCATCGCCGAAGGCAAGGCCGTCGCCGCCGGCACGGAACTCACCATCCCCGTCCAGTATGACCGCCCTTTCACGCCGATAGGAAGTGGTCAGCCTTCAGCAGTCAGCAATCCGCCAACGCCTGCGCCAGCCCCAGCCATTGCCGACGCGGGCGGCCTGTTGACCTTCCGCTGGATTGCCCAGAACTCCTCCTTCACGCCAGTCGGCGGAGGCCGCGCCGTCGCTACTTTCACCGCCGAGTTCAAGGGCGGACAAGCGCCGTTCAAAGTGTACGTCGTCAACTGGGGTCAGTATGTCAGCGTCACGGGGCCGTTCGTGAAAGTGGACAACGGCCAACAGTGGACGGACCTGGACTTCGCCGTCAACGCCAAGTGCGGCGAGACCTTCCCTCTGCATGTCGAGGTTCAATCCACCGACGGGCAGAAGGCGTTCTCCATCCGCGAGTTCGGGCCGGTGAGTTGCAAGTAG
- a CDS encoding prepilin peptidase, translating into MSLLNKPVIELAVALWLAVCGWLDARTGRVPNWLTNPLMVVAVVAATTSVPAFGFLLVVAAFSIGLWKSGQGVGGADAKVLIALAGLWPDGCIAATLSLALFGLARAVWSKWRPMPPTFPAVAVMACGVCFSGSILYIAKLLM; encoded by the coding sequence ATGAGTCTACTGAACAAACCAGTGATTGAGCTGGCCGTTGCATTGTGGCTGGCTGTGTGCGGGTGGTTAGATGCCCGCACCGGTCGGGTGCCAAACTGGCTGACGAATCCATTGATGGTGGTGGCTGTCGTCGCGGCCACCACCTCAGTTCCGGCCTTCGGGTTTCTTCTTGTAGTGGCCGCATTCTCGATCGGGTTGTGGAAATCGGGCCAGGGCGTGGGTGGCGCGGATGCTAAAGTGCTGATTGCCCTAGCCGGGCTGTGGCCGGATGGGTGCATCGCCGCCACTCTGTCCCTGGCCCTCTTTGGCCTGGCCCGCGCCGTTTGGAGCAAGTGGCGGCCTATGCCGCCGACGTTTCCGGCGGTGGCGGTGATGGCGTGCGGGGTTTGCTTTTCTGGGTCGATACTCTATATCGCGAAACTGTTGATGTAG
- the cpaB gene encoding Flp pilus assembly protein CpaB produces MRKLLPIIAFVGAAIFIFLALAPAKKATVLAAVADLPAGHTLVESDLRAVELPADSLPPDAVSDPTLAVGQTLAVPRSAGDVIRAAHFGQPIALQSDERGLSVKVTDSTGFAGLLQPGQRVGVIAVIVDREANAPYAKVALTGLRVLYIPPDFRAAEPAVQQDSGFTFSQDRQTDGVVGLAVPTAPQIVIYQTTDDKGNPISQSRTVYPLELLAALNESNDAHLTLFLEPDQAAPFVTGGLYLPDLSLITPTQVPFAPGSLAP; encoded by the coding sequence ATGCGTAAGTTGTTGCCCATCATCGCCTTCGTCGGCGCGGCCATCTTTATCTTTCTCGCCCTCGCCCCAGCCAAGAAGGCCACGGTGCTGGCCGCCGTCGCCGACCTTCCAGCCGGCCACACCCTCGTCGAGTCGGATCTGCGCGCCGTCGAACTGCCCGCCGATTCTCTGCCGCCGGATGCCGTGAGCGATCCGACGCTGGCTGTCGGCCAGACGCTCGCCGTGCCGCGCAGTGCAGGCGATGTGATCCGCGCCGCCCACTTCGGCCAGCCCATCGCGCTGCAATCCGATGAGCGCGGCCTCTCGGTCAAGGTCACCGACTCCACCGGCTTCGCCGGACTGCTCCAGCCCGGCCAGCGCGTCGGCGTGATCGCCGTCATCGTGGATCGCGAGGCGAACGCGCCTTACGCCAAGGTCGCCCTCACCGGCTTGCGGGTGCTCTACATCCCGCCAGACTTTCGCGCCGCCGAGCCTGCCGTCCAGCAAGACAGCGGCTTCACCTTCAGCCAGGATCGCCAGACTGATGGCGTGGTGGGGCTGGCCGTCCCCACCGCGCCGCAAATTGTGATCTACCAGACCACCGACGACAAAGGCAACCCGATCTCGCAGTCGCGCACGGTCTATCCGCTCGAACTGCTGGCTGCCTTGAACGAGTCGAACGACGCGCACCTGACTCTCTTTCTCGAACCGGACCAGGCCGCCCCGTTTGTCACCGGCGGCCTCTACCTGCCCGACTTGTCGCTCATTACCCCCACCCAAGTTCCATTCGCCCCGGGGAGCCTGGCCCCATGA
- a CDS encoding CpaF family protein, producing MWGNLVVDNSTPSKKQAVLEDAVERLKDLSVSVIRGDKAALANEANTALVAAARKAGLTLSTSDLAELTAQVIAQVGGLGFLHSLIYHRAAGPLSEIAVNPDGSIWILPKGKSHFERAPLNPAREEVMRSVEALLAPLGRALTEATPSVDAKLPREADFGGARVKVLHPVVCPGAGFPSINIRLFEPKPVAPEQIIQWQVAPESVVRMLLEAVSRRARLLLVGGTNTGKTTLLSALARGIPESARVVKIEDPEEIWLAHSNVVTLEARPAPPGSDVPPYTIRNGVDDAMRMSPHWLVVGEVRTGDAALALFRAQMSDHPGLSTFHAEGPDEAVFRMALIMFADAQIKLEAAKGIFEQAVDLVVHVGWLNMNGANRRRILGVYQTEGMPSGKGDVRFKVLWKADMESPLPYLGRRGGSE from the coding sequence ATGTGGGGCAATCTGGTTGTAGACAACTCCACGCCATCTAAAAAGCAGGCCGTGCTTGAGGACGCCGTCGAGCGCTTGAAGGACCTGTCGGTCTCGGTTATCCGCGGCGACAAGGCCGCGCTCGCCAACGAAGCCAACACCGCCCTCGTCGCCGCCGCTCGCAAAGCGGGCCTCACCCTCTCAACGTCTGATCTGGCCGAGCTCACGGCGCAGGTCATCGCCCAGGTCGGCGGCCTCGGCTTCCTGCACAGCCTGATCTATCACCGCGCGGCAGGGCCGCTGTCCGAGATCGCCGTCAACCCCGACGGCTCGATCTGGATTCTGCCCAAAGGCAAGTCGCACTTCGAGCGCGCGCCCCTCAACCCGGCTCGCGAAGAAGTAATGCGCTCGGTCGAAGCCCTGCTTGCGCCATTGGGCCGCGCCCTCACCGAGGCCACGCCTTCGGTGGACGCCAAACTGCCGCGTGAGGCCGATTTCGGCGGCGCGCGAGTCAAAGTCCTGCATCCCGTCGTCTGTCCCGGCGCGGGCTTTCCTTCCATCAACATCCGCCTCTTCGAGCCCAAGCCCGTTGCGCCGGAACAGATCATCCAATGGCAGGTCGCGCCCGAGTCGGTCGTCCGCATGTTGCTGGAGGCCGTGTCCCGCCGGGCGCGCTTGCTCCTCGTCGGCGGCACGAACACCGGCAAGACCACCCTGCTCTCGGCGCTGGCGCGCGGCATCCCCGAGTCGGCCCGGGTGGTGAAGATTGAAGACCCGGAAGAGATCTGGCTGGCGCATTCCAACGTCGTCACCCTCGAAGCGCGCCCCGCGCCGCCCGGCAGTGACGTGCCGCCCTACACTATTCGCAACGGTGTGGACGACGCCATGCGCATGTCGCCGCACTGGCTCGTCGTCGGCGAAGTCCGCACCGGCGACGCGGCGCTGGCCCTCTTCCGCGCCCAGATGAGCGATCACCCCGGCCTCTCGACCTTCCACGCCGAAGGCCCCGATGAGGCCGTCTTCCGCATGGCGCTCATCATGTTTGCCGACGCGCAGATCAAGCTTGAGGCGGCCAAAGGCATCTTCGAGCAGGCGGTTGACCTGGTGGTGCATGTGGGCTGGCTCAACATGAACGGCGCGAACCGGCGGCGCATCCTGGGGGTGTATCAGACCGAAGGCATGCCGTCCGGCAAGGGCGACGTGCGCTTCAAGGTCCTGTGGAAAGCCGACATGGAATCGCCGTTGCCTTACCTGGGCCGGCGTGGAGGCAGTGAGTGA
- a CDS encoding HD domain-containing protein, which produces MSAAHFSLLQRAWAGLDCHEQAHALRTADQIVALAARLGIDEAALLHLRRGAMLHDIGKAFVPPEILSKPGPLTYEETAVMRCHPVLGYKLLAPIPYLRPASPIPLFHHERWDGSGYPCQLKGEDIPLAARLFAVVDVWDALLDGRSYHAAWPEAKAREYLLAQAGIQFDAAIVKVFLEKRENGPLPVTQALEPE; this is translated from the coding sequence ATGAGCGCCGCTCACTTCTCGCTTCTGCAAAGAGCCTGGGCAGGTCTGGATTGTCACGAGCAGGCCCACGCTCTGCGGACAGCAGATCAGATTGTCGCGCTGGCCGCGCGCCTGGGTATCGACGAGGCCGCTCTGTTACACCTGCGGCGCGGGGCCATGTTGCACGACATCGGCAAGGCATTTGTGCCGCCAGAAATTCTGAGCAAGCCCGGCCCGCTCACCTACGAAGAAACGGCCGTCATGCGCTGTCACCCGGTGCTCGGCTACAAATTGCTGGCGCCCATCCCGTATTTGCGTCCGGCGTCGCCCATCCCGTTATTTCATCATGAACGGTGGGACGGATCGGGCTATCCATGCCAGCTGAAAGGCGAGGACATCCCGCTGGCGGCGCGCCTCTTTGCCGTGGTCGACGTCTGGGACGCGCTGCTGGATGGCCGCTCGTATCATGCCGCCTGGCCGGAGGCCAAAGCGCGTGAGTACCTGCTCGCTCAGGCCGGCATTCAGTTCGACGCCGCCATCGTCAAAGTATTTCTAGAGAAGCGCGAGAACGGACCCTTGCCGGTGACCCAGGCGCTCGAACCGGAGTGA
- a CDS encoding AAA family ATPase translates to MSWKSSTPAANGNGQSAESVTILLAGSPARTRAWNLSLMGDARFRVIAEAADVADLTAKMAMSPDAALVEAELFNGPAELVQTLSRFNSAVYIVLPSAATAQDVEQVKACRPVKAALSGDPNLGELAGRVYADVLAARQATPTWETGLPSSSRGGGPTALKIVAVWNQVGGVGKTTIAANLAYESARRGLPTLLISLGAPDDAPLMLGLKPDPNIIHWRAKPNVEGLHAATQTVKEVDLKVLGGFPDFLSAHKAMQAGLDDPDSIARLIREAPYAGFAAIIVDTPNSDLAGAALSAANSLLLVSRPMLADCWRTIGAYRAVTEQLAGQHRIPPDGIRLVLNRVRSSGLTPADFHKAGESLAGRAFPPVSAIIPDDPRVEEAQNNRKMPITYADSFAKGLHALADNVLQVKAGQIKKDDGRVIPLGFMRLRLPGGGG, encoded by the coding sequence ATGAGCTGGAAGTCTTCGACTCCGGCGGCCAACGGCAACGGCCAGAGCGCCGAGTCGGTCACCATCCTCTTGGCCGGATCGCCCGCCCGAACCCGGGCCTGGAATCTATCGCTCATGGGTGACGCCCGCTTCCGCGTTATCGCCGAGGCCGCCGACGTAGCCGACCTCACGGCGAAGATGGCGATGTCGCCCGACGCCGCGCTGGTTGAGGCCGAGTTGTTCAACGGCCCGGCAGAGTTGGTGCAGACGCTCTCACGCTTCAACAGCGCTGTCTACATTGTTCTGCCTTCGGCGGCCACCGCCCAGGATGTCGAGCAGGTCAAAGCCTGCCGTCCGGTGAAGGCCGCGCTGTCGGGCGATCCGAATCTCGGTGAACTCGCCGGTCGCGTCTACGCCGACGTGCTCGCGGCGCGCCAGGCCACGCCCACCTGGGAGACGGGTTTGCCATCATCATCTCGTGGCGGCGGCCCGACAGCGTTGAAGATTGTAGCGGTGTGGAATCAGGTTGGCGGCGTGGGCAAGACGACCATCGCCGCCAACCTGGCCTACGAGTCAGCCCGGCGCGGTTTGCCGACGCTCCTCATCTCGCTCGGCGCGCCCGACGACGCACCCCTCATGCTCGGCCTCAAACCCGATCCCAACATCATCCACTGGCGGGCCAAGCCCAATGTCGAGGGCCTGCACGCGGCGACGCAGACGGTGAAGGAGGTTGACCTCAAGGTGCTGGGCGGCTTCCCCGATTTCCTATCGGCCCACAAGGCGATGCAGGCCGGACTCGACGATCCCGACAGTATCGCCCGCCTGATCCGCGAAGCGCCCTACGCCGGTTTCGCCGCCATCATCGTGGACACGCCCAACTCCGATCTGGCCGGAGCCGCGCTCTCGGCCGCCAACTCGCTCCTGCTCGTCTCGCGCCCCATGCTGGCCGACTGCTGGCGCACCATCGGCGCGTATCGCGCCGTGACCGAGCAACTCGCCGGCCAACACCGGATCCCGCCCGACGGCATCCGCCTGGTGCTCAACCGGGTGCGCTCGTCGGGCCTCACCCCCGCCGACTTTCACAAGGCGGGCGAGAGCCTGGCGGGCAGAGCCTTCCCGCCGGTGAGCGCCATTATCCCCGACGACCCGCGCGTCGAAGAGGCGCAGAACAACCGCAAGATGCCGATCACTTATGCCGATTCGTTTGCGAAGGGCCTGCACGCGCTGGCCGACAACGTTCTGCAGGTGAAGGCCGGGCAGATCAAGAAGGACGACGGGCGCGTAATCCCGCTCGGCTTCATGCGTCTGCGCCTGCCCGGAGGCGGAGGTTGA
- a CDS encoding transposase, producing the protein MGQIRKHYTPEFKLEALRLAETSGKPDSELERDLGLSKGCLGHWRQARQRNGKNAFPGKGHLTEADERLRQLERENAILRQEREILKKAIGVISPKQP; encoded by the coding sequence ATGGGTCAAATCCGTAAGCACTATACACCCGAGTTCAAGTTGGAAGCCTTGCGCCTGGCCGAAACCAGTGGCAAGCCCGATTCGGAACTGGAACGGGACTTGGGGCTCAGCAAAGGTTGCCTGGGCCATTGGCGACAGGCGCGCCAACGCAACGGCAAAAACGCCTTTCCGGGTAAGGGTCACCTGACTGAAGCCGATGAGCGGCTACGCCAACTGGAGCGGGAGAACGCCATCCTGCGCCAGGAACGGGAAATCCTAAAAAAAGCTATCGGCGTGATCTCACCCAAACAGCCATGA